DNA from Petropleomorpha daqingensis:
GGTTCGACCAGCCCGGCCAGCAGCTCGGCGTGCCCGTCGTACGGCACCGCGACGATCACCAGGTCCGCCGCGCCGGCGACGTCGGCGTTGCCCCCGCCGGTCACCGACACCTCGACCCCCGGTGCCGCCGCTCCCCCGGCGCGCTCCGCCACCTCGCCGGCCACCGCCGAGGCGCGCTCGGCGTCCCGGGAGCCGAGCAGCACCCGCTGGCCGGCCGCGGCCAGCCGCACCGCCAGCCCCCTCCCCTGCGGACCGGTGCCGCCCAGCACCCCGACCACCAGGCGGGAGACGTCGGGGGCCGGGCGGGCCGGTGCGGACTGCGTCGTCGTCATCTGAGCTCCTCGAAGTCGGTGATCTCGTCCACCAGCCCCCACTCCCGGGCGGTGACCACGTCGAGCGGGGTCCCCGTGAGCGCGAGCCAGAGCGTGCGCCAGCGGCCGATCCGCCGCGGCAGGCTGACCGTGCCGCCGGCTCCGGGCAGCAGCCCCATCGCCAGCTCGGGCAGCGCGAACTCCGTGCCGGGTGCCGCGACCACCCGTCCCGCCCATGCGGGCAGCTCGACCCCGGCGCCGATGCAGCGGCCGTGCAGCCGCGCCTCGATCCGCGGCGAGAGCCGGGCCAGCACAGCCGCGGCGCCGGCCCGGGTGCGGACCAGGTGGGCGGTGACCGGGTCGGCCGCCGTCCCGAACTCGTCCAGATCGCCGCCGGAGCAGAAGTCGGGACCGGCGCCGTCGAGCACGACCCGCTCCACGCTCGGGTCCAGCTCCGCGATCGCGAGCCCGTCGACCAGCGCGTCCCGCAGCTGCCGCCCGTAGGCGTTGCGCCGCTGCGGCCGGTTCAGCGTGATCCGCAGCTCGCCGTCCACCCGGGCGAGCAGCACGGGGTCGGCGACGTGCGGCGGCTCGGGGCGCGGTCCGCGCCCGGCCAGCCAGCCGGCGAACTCCGGACCGGCCAGCAGCGTCGAGTAGGCCAGCGACTCCGCCTCCAGGGCGGCGGGGACGGGCAGCGACCCGCTCCACCGCAGCAGCCCGGCGAGCACGGCGGCCGCCTGCGGGAACGCGGCCACGCGCGCGGCCAGGGCCTCGCACGCGGCGTCGACGTCGGGCACCGCGACCGCCGTCCGCGGCGCGGGACGCGACGCCAGCGTCAGGTCGACGGCGCGGAGCGTCGCGGGCTCGGCGGCCGTCCCGCGGCAGACGCCGACGACCACACCGGCGTCCCGGTGGGCGGCCGCCACCTCGCCCGGGCCGGCGTCCGACGGCACGAAGGCCACGGGCTCGCGCAGCACCTCAGGCGGCTCCGGCCGGCTGACGATCGCCCAGCGCCGCGACGACCTCGCGGCGCAGCAGCTTGCCGGTCACGGTGCGCGGCAGCTCGTCCCAGAAGGCGATCCGGTCAGGGGTCCGCGAGCCCCGCAGCGACCCGCGGGCGAAGGCGCGCAGCTCCTCCGGTGCCAGCGGGCTGCCCGGCCGGACGACGACGGCGGCCTCGATGCGCTGGCCCCACTCCTCGTCCGGCACCCCGACCACCGCGGCGTCGGTGACGTCGGGATGGCGCAGCAGCACGTCCTCGATCTCGGCGGGGGCGATGTTCTCCGCGCCCCGGATGATCGTGTCGTCGACCCGGCCCTCGACGAACAGGTAGCCGTCGCCGTCGAGCCGGCCCTGGTCGCGGGTGCAGAAGAAGCCGCGGTCGTCGACCTCCGGCCCGGACCCCGCGTACTCGCCGGAGACCTGCTCGCCGCGCACCCAGATCAGCCCGCTGGCCCCGGCGGGCAGCACCGCACCCACGTCGTCGCGGACCTCGATCTCGATCCCGGGCACTGCCCGTCCGGCCGAGCCCAGCCGGGCTCGGACCGCCGGGTCGTCGGAGGCCACCGCGGCCCGGTGCTCCTCCGGGCCGAGGACGGTGACCGTCGAGCTGGTCTCGGTCAGCCCGTAGGCGTTGACGAAGTCGACGTGCGGCCACTCCACCAAGGCCCGCTCGATCACCCGCGGCGGCATCTTCGCCCCGCCGTAGGCCAGCGACCGCAGCGACGGCACGGACCTGTCCGCATCGGCGTCGAGGACCCGGGCCAGCATGGTCGGCACGACCATGGCCGAGGTGACGCCCTCCCGGCGCACCAGTTCGAGCCAGCCCTCGGCCGTGAACGTCTCCAGCACCAGCGTGCGGCGGCCGGCGAACAGGTTCGTCAGCGTGTTCGACACCGCGGCGATGTGGTACGGCGGCACGCTCATCAGCGCGGCGTCGTCCGGGTCGGCCGCGGCGAACTCCACCGTGCCCAGCACGTAGGACACCAGGTTCTCGTGCCGCAGCAGCACACCCTTGGGCGCCGACGTCGTCCCGCTCGTGTAGATGACCACCGCCGGGCCGTCGGTGGGCACCGCCTGCACGTCGGCCACCGCCTCGCCGGCGTGCTCGGCGGCCAGGGCCAGCCAGGCGTCCGCGGACAGGGCGTCGTCGCCGATCACCAGCGCCCGCGGGTGGCGGGCCAGCAGGGCCGCGAGCTGGTCGGCGCCCAGCCGGTAGTTGACCGGGACCAGCGGCACGCCGGCGTACGCCGCGGCGAACAGCGCGACGGGGAACG
Protein-coding regions in this window:
- a CDS encoding enoyl-CoA hydratase/isomerase family protein is translated as MLREPVAFVPSDAGPGEVAAAHRDAGVVVGVCRGTAAEPATLRAVDLTLASRPAPRTAVAVPDVDAACEALAARVAAFPQAAAVLAGLLRWSGSLPVPAALEAESLAYSTLLAGPEFAGWLAGRGPRPEPPHVADPVLLARVDGELRITLNRPQRRNAYGRQLRDALVDGLAIAELDPSVERVVLDGAGPDFCSGGDLDEFGTAADPVTAHLVRTRAGAAAVLARLSPRIEARLHGRCIGAGVELPAWAGRVVAAPGTEFALPELAMGLLPGAGGTVSLPRRIGRWRTLWLALTGTPLDVVTAREWGLVDEITDFEELR
- a CDS encoding class I adenylate-forming enzyme family protein; the protein is MDLTLLLTMAADGFGDRVVVGPREGGLTASRLRELAVGGAAAVRAAGADAVVYLAVNGPAFPVALFAAAYAGVPLVPVNYRLGADQLAALLARHPRALVIGDDALSADAWLALAAEHAGEAVADVQAVPTDGPAVVIYTSGTTSAPKGVLLRHENLVSYVLGTVEFAAADPDDAALMSVPPYHIAAVSNTLTNLFAGRRTLVLETFTAEGWLELVRREGVTSAMVVPTMLARVLDADADRSVPSLRSLAYGGAKMPPRVIERALVEWPHVDFVNAYGLTETSSTVTVLGPEEHRAAVASDDPAVRARLGSAGRAVPGIEIEVRDDVGAVLPAGASGLIWVRGEQVSGEYAGSGPEVDDRGFFCTRDQGRLDGDGYLFVEGRVDDTIIRGAENIAPAEIEDVLLRHPDVTDAAVVGVPDEEWGQRIEAAVVVRPGSPLAPEELRAFARGSLRGSRTPDRIAFWDELPRTVTGKLLRREVVAALGDRQPAGAA